ATTTAAGCTAATAAAGTAGTAACCCATCATTTGCTATATCAATTAAGATATAAATTAACTATCTTAACTAACTATATcgttattaatatatatattaaatttaaatgttgaGAAACTATCTACTATACTCTATTAGTTACTCTCTCCAAGCAAAAACAAACgtgcaattttttattctcgAGTGTTTGCGAGAGTCCTCAACATGAAACGCCACTAATAGCTGAAAATTCCCTATAAATATAGCCTCGACGAGGGCGTGTGTCCAGCACAAGCATCTTCATTCTTCCCCCttgattatatatatcttCCCAATTACTAAtccttcaatttctttttcggtCATGGCTGCCCCTAGAGCGCTTGAAGAAACATCATCTCAGAATCTTGAAATGACCATCCACGTGAATGATACTGCAGAGAAAATTGGTGATGAATTTGATTACTCTCGAAGGGCACAGTGGCTTCGAGCTGCTGTGTTGGGTGCAAACGATGGGCTTGTTTCCGTCGCTTCATTAATGATGGGTGTTGGAGCTGTTAAAACAGATATCAAAGCCATGCTTCTAGCTGGTTTTGCAGGCTTAGTAGCCGGTGCTGGCAGTATGGCAATTGGAGAATTTGTCTCTGTGTGTACTCAGAGGGACATCGAAATTGCTCAAATGAAGAGAGAtcagcaaaagaaaattaccaGCAATGAAAATCATGAAGAGCCCGATGAGAATATTCAGAGAGAAGAAGCATTGCCAAATCCGGCACAGGCTGCAATAGCATCCGCGCTAGCCTTTTCTGTAGGGGCAGTGGTGCCGTTACTGGGCTCTGCATTTGTACGAGACCACAAGGTGAGGCTGGCTGTTGTGGCTGCAGTGGCCAGCATCGCGCTGGTAGTTTTCGGAGTTTTGGGAGCATTGCTTGGGAAGACTCCGATTGTGA
This window of the Citrus sinensis cultivar Valencia sweet orange chromosome 8, DVS_A1.0, whole genome shotgun sequence genome carries:
- the LOC102630116 gene encoding vacuolar iron transporter homolog 2.1, yielding MAAPRALEETSSQNLEMTIHVNDTAEKIGDEFDYSRRAQWLRAAVLGANDGLVSVASLMMGVGAVKTDIKAMLLAGFAGLVAGAGSMAIGEFVSVCTQRDIEIAQMKRDQQKKITSNENHEEPDENIQREEALPNPAQAAIASALAFSVGAVVPLLGSAFVRDHKVRLAVVAAVASIALVVFGVLGALLGKTPIVKSSARVLVGGWMAMAITFGLTKLIGTGGLQM